One Rhodoflexus caldus genomic region harbors:
- a CDS encoding S9 family peptidase — translation MKKFTKVTKNLLPVLAAVAFAGCQSKQPSEMENQTLPPAPVAKIIPKELTAHGHTRIDNYYWLNNREDTAVINYLKAENEYLDAVMAPTAALQEKLFNEMKSRIKEQDESVPYLLRGYHYITRYEQGGEYPIYTRKKGTLEAPEEVMLNVNEMAKGHAYYQVGGLKVSDDNRLLAYGVDTVSRRIYTLYFKDLQTGETLKDVIANTTGNIAWAADNKTVFYSRQDLQTLRSYQIWKHVIGTNPQEDQLIYEEKDETFSVGVYRSKSDKYLFIYSGSILTTEARFLDAAQPNGKFTVFLPRERGHEYSIDHAGNKFYIRTNWQAENFRVMEADEKAVGNKQAWKELIPHRTDVFVESFDVFKDHLVIEERKEGLIHLRIRPWANPAAEYYVDFGEPTYTAGLGSNPEFNTTVLRYGYTSLTTPNSTYDYDMATKTKKLLKQQEVLGGFKSEDYQSERLYATARDGVKVPISIVYKKGFKKDGKAPLLLYAYGSYGYSTDAYFSSSRLSLLDRGFAFAIAHIRGGQEMGRQWYENGKLLKKKNTFYDFIDCGKYLIAEKYTSPEHLYANGGSAGGLLMGAVANMAPELFKGIVADVPFVDVVTTMLDDSIPLTTGEYDEWGNPNDKTYYDYMLSYSPYDNVEKKAYPNLLVTTGLHDSQVQYWEPAKWVAKLRATKTDNNLLLLKTNMEAGHIGASGRFAPLKEVALEYAFYLYLEGIKE, via the coding sequence ATGAAAAAATTCACAAAAGTAACCAAAAATCTATTGCCCGTCCTTGCCGCCGTTGCATTTGCGGGCTGCCAATCTAAGCAACCCTCAGAGATGGAAAACCAAACGCTGCCACCGGCACCTGTTGCCAAAATTATCCCCAAAGAACTGACTGCACACGGCCACACTCGTATTGACAACTACTATTGGCTCAATAACAGGGAAGATACCGCTGTCATTAATTACCTAAAAGCCGAAAATGAATATTTGGATGCCGTAATGGCTCCTACCGCTGCCTTACAGGAAAAACTTTTCAATGAAATGAAAAGCCGAATCAAAGAACAAGACGAGTCTGTACCTTACTTACTGCGAGGTTATCACTACATCACCCGCTACGAGCAAGGCGGTGAATACCCGATTTATACCCGCAAAAAAGGGACATTAGAAGCCCCCGAAGAGGTAATGCTGAACGTCAATGAAATGGCCAAAGGACATGCCTACTATCAGGTCGGAGGGCTGAAAGTAAGCGATGACAATCGCCTGCTTGCCTACGGCGTAGATACCGTCAGTCGCCGCATTTACACCCTGTATTTCAAGGACTTGCAAACCGGAGAAACACTCAAAGACGTAATTGCCAACACTACGGGCAACATTGCATGGGCTGCCGACAATAAAACCGTGTTCTACTCCCGCCAAGATTTGCAAACCCTGCGCTCCTACCAAATCTGGAAGCACGTAATCGGCACCAATCCCCAAGAAGACCAACTGATTTACGAAGAAAAAGACGAGACATTCAGTGTGGGCGTATATCGGTCAAAATCAGACAAATACCTGTTTATCTACTCCGGCAGCATACTGACTACCGAAGCCCGTTTTCTGGATGCTGCACAGCCTAACGGCAAATTCACGGTATTTCTGCCGCGCGAGCGCGGACACGAGTACAGCATAGACCATGCGGGCAATAAATTTTACATTCGTACCAACTGGCAGGCAGAAAATTTCCGCGTCATGGAAGCAGACGAAAAAGCCGTTGGCAACAAACAAGCATGGAAAGAACTCATTCCGCACCGCACCGATGTATTTGTAGAAAGTTTTGACGTTTTTAAAGACCATTTGGTCATAGAAGAGCGCAAAGAAGGCTTGATTCACTTGCGGATACGCCCTTGGGCAAACCCCGCTGCCGAGTATTACGTGGACTTTGGCGAACCAACCTATACCGCCGGCTTGGGCAGCAACCCCGAATTTAACACTACCGTACTGCGCTACGGCTATACCTCACTCACCACGCCCAACTCCACCTATGACTACGACATGGCAACCAAAACCAAGAAACTGCTCAAACAACAGGAGGTTTTGGGCGGCTTCAAAAGTGAGGACTATCAGTCGGAAAGGCTCTACGCCACAGCCCGCGACGGTGTAAAAGTTCCCATTTCAATTGTGTACAAAAAAGGTTTTAAGAAAGACGGCAAAGCGCCTCTGCTGCTCTATGCTTACGGCTCTTACGGCTACTCAACGGACGCTTATTTCAGTTCAAGTCGCCTGAGCCTGCTCGACCGCGGCTTTGCCTTTGCCATCGCACACATTCGCGGCGGGCAAGAAATGGGCAGACAATGGTATGAAAACGGCAAACTGCTCAAAAAGAAAAATACCTTCTACGATTTCATTGATTGCGGCAAATATCTGATAGCCGAAAAATACACTTCGCCCGAGCATTTGTATGCCAACGGCGGCAGTGCGGGCGGTTTGCTGATGGGTGCAGTTGCCAACATGGCTCCCGAACTGTTCAAAGGTATCGTAGCCGATGTGCCTTTTGTGGATGTAGTAACCACCATGCTGGATGACTCCATCCCACTTACCACAGGCGAGTATGACGAGTGGGGCAACCCGAACGACAAAACTTACTACGACTACATGCTCAGCTATTCACCCTACGATAACGTAGAGAAAAAAGCCTACCCGAATTTGTTGGTAACAACAGGCTTGCACGATTCGCAAGTGCAATACTGGGAACCGGCCAAGTGGGTAGCCAAACTCCGCGCCACGAAGACCGACAACAACTTGCTGCTGCTCAAAACCAACATGGAAGCAGGGCATATCGGCGCTTCGGGCAGATTTGCGCCTTTGAAAGAGGTAGCGCTGGAATATGCATTCTACCTTTATCTAGAAGGCATCAAAGAGTAA
- a CDS encoding Uma2 family endonuclease: MGYDLSGLGMATPSLEHKQISRNILINFYLQFGFTKYEIYQEAAANERDPDSLVPDLMICKKGSRKPLIVVELERTKRLKRAKSKLEAYFEEYGVQEVFICDYQTGIWLKYTTDYEQITDESDIIKGLQFAGMTELPDQPPGKRKGGAK, from the coding sequence ATGGGCTATGACCTGAGCGGGCTGGGAATGGCAACCCCAAGCCTTGAACACAAACAAATCAGCCGCAACATTCTGATTAACTTCTACTTGCAATTCGGCTTTACAAAGTATGAAATCTACCAAGAGGCAGCCGCCAACGAGCGCGACCCCGACAGCCTTGTACCCGACCTGATGATATGCAAAAAAGGAAGCCGCAAACCCCTGATAGTAGTAGAATTAGAGCGCACCAAACGACTGAAACGCGCTAAATCCAAACTGGAAGCCTATTTTGAGGAGTACGGCGTTCAAGAAGTGTTCATTTGCGACTATCAGACAGGTATTTGGCTGAAATACACAACAGATTACGAGCAAATAACCGACGAAAGCGACATCATCAAAGGGCTGCAATTCGCAGGCATGACCGAACTACCCGACCAACCACCCGGCAAACGAAAAGGAGGTGCAAAATGA
- a CDS encoding PAS domain-containing protein codes for MSNSSKLYLIALAAVVLSVTGYFLGNNPQSTWDELFLIVIIVNILTLLIFTHVWFVEPIKKIANAAKKITNGDYNIQFDYTGNPDVDQISYGLNTTTSSISRAREFIGQIGEGKLDAEFQTTDKTALAKDPLAQALLAMKEQLVLIDQKERQRKWTAEGVALFAEILRANQKSEEEIARDIITNMVRYINGIQGALYILSEDYEGNSILQLSAAFALSEERLAKQQLLPGEGLVGQALLEKQHFYLDNLPAEYTRVASGLGESAPRYLLIVPLKANESAYGVIEIASMEPIEKYVIDFVLRVSENIAATVATVIANRKNVRLLEEAQAMTEQLRAQEEEMRQNMEELMATQEEMARRQAELERSREQLQKAKEELEENERQIRKVAEEQKEMIAQLDIQKKKLEANETVLKKAYDKMRQNQEDADKKRREIEEVNRQLMAQKTKIEANEIILKKSYEKMRQQQKEFKAKETELILKSTINRALINTMEGFYYVCDATKDYRASIIEGNIQQLTGYQPEQVLSNEIPLGKLIHPDYKNYVDTEVEKAINDRKSYILEYDMLIADGKTRKVWEKGFPVFDDKEELSHLIGFIIDYELAKKLKLNAA; via the coding sequence ATGTCCAATAGTTCTAAGCTGTATCTGATTGCACTTGCCGCTGTTGTCCTTTCCGTAACGGGTTATTTTTTGGGCAACAATCCGCAAAGCACTTGGGATGAGTTGTTTCTGATAGTAATCATTGTCAATATTTTAACACTGTTGATTTTTACACATGTATGGTTTGTTGAGCCTATAAAAAAAATAGCTAATGCAGCCAAAAAAATAACCAATGGCGACTACAATATTCAATTTGATTATACCGGAAATCCGGATGTTGACCAGATTAGTTACGGCTTGAACACCACCACAAGTAGCATCAGTCGAGCACGCGAATTTATCGGACAAATAGGTGAAGGAAAATTAGATGCTGAATTTCAGACCACAGACAAAACAGCACTGGCCAAAGACCCCTTGGCACAGGCACTGCTGGCCATGAAAGAACAGTTAGTACTTATTGACCAAAAAGAACGACAGCGCAAATGGACAGCCGAGGGCGTAGCGCTTTTCGCCGAAATATTGCGAGCCAACCAGAAAAGCGAGGAGGAAATAGCCCGCGATATCATTACCAACATGGTTCGGTATATCAACGGCATTCAGGGCGCACTCTACATTCTCTCAGAAGACTATGAAGGCAACAGCATCCTGCAACTGTCTGCCGCTTTTGCCCTGTCGGAAGAGCGCCTTGCCAAACAACAACTGCTGCCCGGAGAAGGGCTCGTAGGGCAGGCTTTGTTAGAAAAACAACATTTCTATTTGGATAACCTCCCTGCCGAGTACACCCGCGTAGCGTCAGGTTTGGGCGAATCCGCTCCCCGATACCTGCTCATTGTGCCACTGAAAGCCAACGAATCGGCCTACGGTGTCATTGAAATAGCTTCCATGGAGCCCATAGAGAAGTATGTGATTGACTTTGTACTGCGGGTAAGCGAAAACATTGCGGCTACTGTAGCCACCGTTATCGCTAACCGTAAAAATGTCCGTTTGCTGGAAGAGGCACAAGCCATGACCGAGCAACTCCGCGCACAGGAAGAAGAAATGCGCCAAAATATGGAAGAACTGATGGCTACTCAGGAAGAAATGGCGCGCAGGCAAGCAGAACTGGAACGTTCGCGTGAGCAGTTGCAAAAAGCCAAAGAAGAACTGGAAGAAAATGAGCGCCAAATCCGCAAAGTAGCCGAAGAACAAAAAGAAATGATTGCGCAATTAGACATTCAGAAAAAGAAATTAGAAGCTAACGAAACAGTACTCAAAAAAGCATATGATAAAATGCGCCAAAATCAGGAAGATGCCGACAAAAAACGCAGGGAAATAGAAGAAGTCAATAGGCAACTGATGGCGCAAAAAACCAAAATAGAGGCCAATGAAATCATTTTGAAGAAATCATACGAAAAAATGCGCCAGCAACAGAAGGAATTTAAAGCCAAAGAAACAGAATTGATACTGAAAAGTACAATCAATCGGGCGCTGATTAATACAATGGAAGGTTTCTATTACGTTTGTGATGCAACCAAAGACTACCGCGCAAGCATTATTGAAGGCAATATACAGCAGCTTACCGGCTATCAGCCCGAACAAGTGCTCAGCAATGAAATTCCCTTGGGCAAACTCATTCATCCCGACTACAAAAACTATGTAGATACAGAAGTTGAAAAGGCCATTAACGACCGCAAGAGCTACATTTTGGAGTATGATATGCTCATTGCCGACGGAAAAACCAGAAAAGTCTGGGAAAAAGGATTTCCCGTATTTGACGACAAGGAAGAACTCAGCCACCTGATAGGCTTTATTATTGACTATGAATTAGCCAAAAAACTTAAACTCAACGCTGCCTAA
- a CDS encoding molybdopterin molybdotransferase MoeA yields MRAQKKNLISADEAWQAVQDAAPPAAEELTSLKDATGKILRRPVVADRDFPPFDRVTMDGIVISYEAFARGKRQFRIAHTTMAGTAPPPLQNPDDCIEIMTGAPLPLHADTVIRYEDIDISDGRIASLKPDATVQRYQNVHRKGSDAAANQQLIAPGTLLKPAHIAVAAACGYAQLYTSRMPTAIVIGTGDELVPIESAPLPHQIRQSNAHMLAAALATHGISAHTSHLPDNPQIITTNLAHIISSYDLIIISGGVSAGKADYIPDLLENLGVEIVFHGVKQKPGKPLLFGRMKTSPATVFALPGNPVSAFMCLQRYVTAWLRKHLLQQEQPLLYARLTDNVTFSPALTYFLQVHTYTDREGICWAEPVAGGGSGDFVNLLSVNGFLLLPPHQSHFKKGETYPLLPF; encoded by the coding sequence ATGCGAGCACAGAAAAAAAACTTGATAAGTGCAGACGAAGCATGGCAGGCTGTACAAGATGCGGCCCCTCCTGCTGCGGAAGAACTGACCTCTCTCAAAGATGCGACAGGAAAAATTCTGCGGCGGCCGGTGGTTGCCGACAGGGACTTCCCGCCGTTTGACAGAGTAACAATGGACGGCATTGTTATTTCGTACGAGGCCTTCGCACGAGGCAAAAGACAGTTTCGGATAGCACATACAACCATGGCAGGCACTGCACCGCCGCCCCTGCAAAATCCTGATGATTGTATAGAAATTATGACAGGTGCTCCTTTGCCCTTACATGCCGATACTGTTATTCGCTACGAAGACATTGATATTTCAGACGGGCGAATAGCTTCTTTAAAGCCTGATGCCACTGTCCAAAGGTATCAGAATGTTCATCGGAAGGGAAGCGATGCTGCAGCCAATCAGCAACTGATAGCCCCCGGCACTTTGTTGAAACCTGCACACATAGCCGTTGCAGCGGCTTGCGGTTATGCACAATTGTACACATCACGTATGCCGACGGCAATAGTTATCGGTACGGGCGACGAACTTGTCCCGATAGAATCCGCTCCGTTGCCGCATCAGATTAGGCAGTCTAATGCCCATATGCTGGCCGCAGCATTAGCCACCCATGGTATATCTGCACATACGAGCCACCTGCCCGACAATCCGCAAATAATTACAACCAATCTTGCTCATATTATCAGCAGCTACGACTTAATTATTATCAGTGGCGGAGTTTCGGCAGGCAAAGCGGACTATATACCCGACTTGCTTGAAAATCTGGGTGTTGAAATTGTTTTTCATGGTGTCAAACAAAAACCGGGGAAACCTCTGTTGTTTGGCCGGATGAAAACAAGCCCTGCCACTGTTTTTGCGCTCCCGGGTAATCCTGTATCGGCCTTTATGTGCCTGCAACGCTACGTAACGGCTTGGCTGCGAAAACATTTGTTGCAACAAGAACAACCCCTACTCTATGCCCGCCTGACTGATAATGTAACGTTCAGCCCTGCACTGACTTATTTTTTACAAGTGCATACGTACACCGACCGCGAGGGCATCTGTTGGGCAGAACCGGTAGCAGGCGGCGGCTCAGGAGACTTTGTGAATTTGTTGTCGGTAAACGGATTTCTTTTGCTGCCGCCGCATCAATCGCATTTTAAAAAAGGCGAAACCTATCCTTTGTTGCCTTTCTGA
- a CDS encoding AI-2E family transporter — translation MPQMKINWGFIALLAGLLAAAWIFADIVMYIILAMVLSGILKVPTNAISQIQVRGVRIPRSIAILISFSILVGVLALFVLLFMPLINEQAAVIANIPYDEFSDKLSLPIAHVEDFLINSKIVNQPRGFLIIQFKEKLGEIFTQFKLGNVLNDLLLTTGNIFIGILAVLFITFFLLFEKGKVRKQLIALIPNRYFEVSISAIHKIERLLSNYLLGLLLQIISIFTIVSFSLILLGVNYAVTIGIFAAIANVIPFAGPLIGTIFGVIVGISTAPPELLEGNGYLFLLGQLLLAFIITQVIDNVILQPIIFSKSVKAHPLEIFISVFAGATIGGVLGMLAAIPAYTVIKVSFLEIRKGFREYKVFK, via the coding sequence ATGCCACAAATGAAAATCAATTGGGGATTTATAGCCTTGCTGGCGGGCTTGCTGGCTGCCGCATGGATTTTTGCGGATATTGTCATGTACATCATCCTCGCTATGGTGCTTTCCGGCATCCTAAAAGTGCCAACCAATGCCATCAGTCAAATTCAGGTGAGGGGTGTGCGCATTCCGCGCAGTATTGCAATTTTGATTTCGTTCAGCATTTTGGTAGGGGTATTGGCATTGTTCGTACTGCTATTTATGCCGCTGATTAATGAGCAAGCTGCCGTTATTGCCAATATTCCTTATGATGAGTTTTCCGATAAGCTATCCCTGCCAATAGCCCATGTAGAAGATTTTTTGATTAACTCAAAGATAGTTAATCAGCCGCGTGGTTTCCTCATTATTCAATTTAAGGAAAAATTGGGTGAAATATTTACACAATTCAAATTAGGTAATGTGCTTAACGATTTGCTGCTGACGACAGGTAATATTTTCATCGGAATTTTAGCCGTACTCTTTATCACCTTTTTTCTCCTTTTTGAAAAAGGCAAAGTTAGAAAACAGCTAATCGCCCTGATTCCCAATCGCTATTTTGAAGTCAGTATCAGCGCCATTCATAAAATTGAAAGATTGTTGTCTAACTACCTGCTCGGGCTGCTGTTACAAATTATTTCTATTTTTACGATTGTTTCGTTCAGTTTAATTCTTCTGGGGGTAAACTATGCAGTTACAATTGGCATTTTTGCAGCAATTGCCAATGTAATTCCTTTTGCGGGGCCTCTGATAGGTACTATTTTCGGAGTAATTGTTGGTATTTCTACTGCACCGCCCGAATTATTGGAAGGTAATGGTTATCTTTTTTTACTGGGACAGTTGCTGTTGGCTTTTATCATCACTCAGGTAATCGATAATGTTATTTTGCAGCCGATTATTTTTTCAAAAAGTGTAAAGGCGCACCCGCTTGAAATTTTTATAAGTGTTTTTGCGGGTGCTACCATAGGAGGGGTATTGGGAATGTTGGCTGCTATTCCGGCCTATACAGTCATCAAGGTGTCTTTCTTGGAAATCAGAAAGGGATTCAGGGAGTATAAAGTTTTTAAATGA
- a CDS encoding DNA polymerase III subunit psi has protein sequence MNEQNDIFYELLFSQPLYLIPDKHEMPRADERIQSSVLVVVTNLPLAPAEEELLQKILQAAKINPAQVDKMPVADYRAEENSNRKHILFFVKPDRLPKELAVFGIYRAAPAYEKAHVIIANDLATLATDTAGKKQLWELLKQTFLQ, from the coding sequence ATGAATGAGCAGAACGATATTTTTTATGAACTCTTATTCTCTCAACCTCTTTACCTGATACCGGACAAACATGAGATGCCGCGGGCTGATGAGCGCATACAGTCATCTGTTTTGGTTGTAGTAACCAACCTGCCACTTGCCCCCGCAGAAGAAGAGTTGCTGCAAAAAATCCTGCAAGCCGCTAAAATCAATCCGGCGCAGGTTGATAAAATGCCTGTTGCGGACTATCGCGCAGAAGAAAACAGCAACAGAAAGCATATCCTGTTTTTTGTAAAACCCGACCGATTGCCCAAAGAATTAGCTGTTTTTGGCATATACCGCGCCGCACCTGCTTATGAAAAAGCGCACGTAATCATTGCCAACGACTTAGCTACGCTTGCCACCGACACCGCAGGCAAAAAACAATTATGGGAACTTCTCAAACAAACCTTCCTGCAATGA